A genomic segment from Microbacterium sp. SORGH_AS_0428 encodes:
- a CDS encoding UBP-type zinc finger domain-containing protein: MSDSTQIRTDVPPSGTGCVECEQTGSWWLHLRRCAACGHVGCCDDSLGKHATAHWRATGHRIMQSFEPGEDWFWDYESETMATGPELAPAHSHPVSQPAPGPADRVPADWQTLLRE, from the coding sequence ATGAGCGATTCGACCCAGATCAGAACGGATGTGCCGCCCAGCGGCACAGGGTGCGTCGAGTGCGAGCAGACGGGAAGCTGGTGGCTGCATCTGCGCCGGTGCGCCGCCTGCGGCCACGTGGGGTGCTGCGACGATTCCCTCGGCAAGCACGCGACGGCGCATTGGCGTGCCACCGGGCATCGCATCATGCAGAGCTTCGAGCCCGGCGAGGACTGGTTCTGGGACTACGAATCCGAGACGATGGCGACCGGTCCCGAGCTCGCGCCCGCCCACTCCCACCCCGTGTCACAGCCGGCGCCCGGCCCCGCCGACCGGGTGCCCGCTGACTGGCAGACGCTGCTGCGGGAGTGA
- a CDS encoding MFS transporter, whose product MSQIRSSGRKVSHGAGFWIVAIAFLLVMAYSTVPTPLYPLYQELDHFPVSIVTVIFAAYAVGVVFSLFFLGHISDWTGRRRMLVIAVLVSAVSAVMFLAVMSVPGLIAARLVNGVSVGILTATATAHLGELRQAARPDENAIVAASVAGAANIGGLALGPLIGGLFAEFLPDPLVLPHAVFLVLLLLAAVALLAVPETVATPDPRPSYRPQRLAAPPASRRIFIAAGFGAFAGFALFGLFTSLAPTFLAGTFDQHDHLVAGATTFSVFGAAAAAQVLLARVPVRVQLGIARLACAIGLVLVAVGAVLPSLALFLVGGVVSGVGVGLLFKASIATASALADPARRGETLALIFLIAYCGLALPVLAVGVFLTFVDQTVVLLIFAALVFVATVIAATMMRARKAQV is encoded by the coding sequence ATGTCGCAGATACGCAGCAGCGGGCGCAAGGTGTCCCACGGGGCCGGGTTCTGGATCGTGGCGATCGCCTTCCTCCTGGTGATGGCGTACTCGACCGTACCGACCCCGCTGTATCCGCTGTACCAGGAGCTCGATCACTTCCCCGTGTCCATCGTCACGGTGATCTTCGCCGCCTACGCCGTCGGTGTCGTCTTCAGTCTCTTCTTCCTCGGGCACATCAGCGACTGGACCGGGCGACGACGGATGCTGGTGATCGCCGTGCTCGTGTCCGCGGTCTCGGCGGTCATGTTCCTCGCCGTGATGAGCGTGCCGGGTCTGATCGCCGCCCGACTGGTCAACGGCGTCAGCGTCGGGATCCTGACCGCGACGGCGACAGCGCACCTCGGCGAGCTGCGCCAGGCGGCGCGCCCCGACGAGAACGCGATCGTCGCGGCATCCGTCGCCGGAGCCGCGAACATCGGGGGCCTGGCCCTGGGGCCGCTCATCGGAGGCCTGTTCGCCGAGTTCCTCCCCGATCCGCTCGTCCTCCCCCACGCGGTCTTCCTGGTGCTGCTGCTGCTCGCAGCGGTCGCGCTGCTCGCCGTCCCCGAGACCGTTGCGACGCCGGATCCGCGCCCCTCGTACCGTCCGCAGCGCCTGGCGGCGCCGCCCGCATCCCGCCGGATCTTCATCGCCGCCGGCTTCGGCGCCTTCGCCGGGTTCGCCCTGTTCGGCCTGTTCACCTCTCTCGCCCCGACCTTCCTCGCCGGAACGTTCGACCAGCACGACCACCTCGTCGCCGGCGCGACGACGTTCTCGGTGTTCGGTGCGGCAGCCGCGGCGCAGGTCCTGCTCGCTCGCGTGCCCGTGCGCGTGCAGCTGGGGATCGCCCGTCTCGCGTGCGCTATAGGACTCGTCCTGGTCGCGGTGGGCGCCGTCCTGCCGAGCCTGGCGCTCTTCCTGGTCGGCGGGGTGGTGTCGGGTGTCGGCGTGGGGCTGCTGTTCAAGGCGTCGATCGCGACCGCATCGGCTCTGGCGGACCCCGCCCGCCGCGGCGAGACTCTCGCCCTGATCTTCCTGATCGCCTATTGCGGGCTGGCCCTGCCGGTTCTCGCGGTCGGCGTCTTCCTGACCTTCGTCGACCAGACGGTGGTCCTCCTGATCTTCGCAGCGCTGGTGTTCGTCGCCACGGTGATCGCTGCCACGATGATGCGAGCGAGAAAGGCACAGGTATGA
- a CDS encoding sulfite oxidase-like oxidoreductase, which yields MAEFTRGFGGRRRESDPRLPPGQYLTADFPVLSAGPTPRIAESEWSFSIRTESGAVTSWSWSEFLALPAEDVHTDIHCVTRWSKLDTTWRGVSIDTLFAGIDTSYEFAMAHSYGGYTTNVPMADLRGGKAWVAYAFDGKPLDPEHGGPARLLVPHLYFWKSAKWVRGLSMQKHDDPGFWEQNGYNLHGDPWTEERYW from the coding sequence ATGGCGGAGTTCACACGCGGATTCGGCGGGCGACGGCGGGAGTCCGACCCGAGACTCCCACCGGGTCAGTACCTCACGGCGGACTTCCCCGTCCTTTCGGCCGGGCCCACCCCGCGTATCGCCGAGAGCGAGTGGTCGTTCTCGATCCGTACCGAATCGGGTGCGGTCACCTCCTGGAGCTGGTCAGAGTTCCTCGCGCTGCCGGCCGAGGACGTCCACACCGACATCCACTGCGTGACGCGGTGGTCCAAGCTCGACACGACCTGGCGCGGCGTCTCGATCGACACGCTGTTCGCCGGCATCGACACGTCGTACGAGTTCGCCATGGCGCACTCGTACGGCGGCTACACGACCAACGTGCCCATGGCCGACCTGCGCGGCGGGAAGGCGTGGGTCGCCTATGCGTTCGACGGAAAGCCCCTCGATCCCGAGCACGGCGGCCCCGCGCGTCTGCTCGTACCGCACCTGTACTTCTGGAAGAGCGCCAAGTGGGTGCGCGGGCTCAGCATGCAGAAGCACGACGACCCGGGTTTCTGGGAGCAGAACGGCTACAACCTGCACGGCGATCCGTGGACAGAGGAACGCTACTGGTGA
- a CDS encoding FAD-binding oxidoreductase produces MRTSDWLAARVADAVPDTAHGRRLTLAVPGWPGNAPGQHLDIRLTAPDGYQAERSYSIASSGPGESVEIAVDEIPEGEVSPYLVRVAEPGDALEVKGPLGAYFVWDPADPSPVQLIAGGSGIVPLLAMARARAAMSAGAPFRLLYSVRTAADALYRDEVERLGAAGLDVTWAYTRQAPTGWPGRVGRLDAERIAQATWMPAQHPLTFICGPTSFVEAAADAMVAAGHDAARVKTERFGGS; encoded by the coding sequence GTGAGAACCAGCGACTGGCTCGCCGCGCGGGTCGCCGACGCCGTCCCCGACACCGCGCACGGCCGCAGACTGACGCTGGCCGTCCCCGGCTGGCCGGGCAACGCCCCCGGACAGCATCTCGACATCCGCCTCACCGCGCCCGACGGCTACCAGGCCGAGCGCTCGTACTCGATCGCCTCCTCCGGTCCGGGGGAGAGCGTCGAGATCGCGGTCGACGAGATCCCCGAGGGAGAGGTGTCGCCCTACCTCGTCCGCGTCGCCGAGCCGGGCGACGCACTCGAGGTCAAGGGGCCGCTCGGTGCCTACTTCGTGTGGGATCCCGCCGACCCGTCGCCCGTGCAGCTCATCGCGGGCGGTTCCGGCATCGTGCCGCTGCTCGCGATGGCGCGTGCGCGGGCGGCGATGAGCGCTGGCGCGCCGTTCCGGCTGCTGTACTCGGTGCGCACGGCGGCCGACGCGCTGTACCGGGACGAGGTCGAACGGCTGGGTGCCGCCGGCCTCGACGTGACCTGGGCCTACACCCGTCAGGCGCCCACCGGATGGCCGGGACGCGTCGGTCGCCTCGATGCGGAGCGCATCGCGCAGGCCACGTGGATGCCGGCGCAGCATCCGCTGACGTTCATCTGCGGTCCGACGAGCTTCGTCGAGGCGGCCGCCGATGCGATGGTCGCGGCGGGACACGATGCCGCGCGCGTGAAGACCGAGAGGTTCGGAGGATCCTGA
- a CDS encoding DUF6510 family protein has translation MDSTPHVRPDPRRVAQRLDGNALAGMLDAFAGLDPALLLLTCGHCGRSAALAEWSVEMDAAAAIVRCRGCTRTFATILRRDGGIEVRAAGGSISTPSAV, from the coding sequence ATGGACAGCACGCCGCACGTCCGCCCCGACCCGCGTCGCGTGGCCCAGCGCCTCGACGGCAACGCGCTCGCCGGCATGCTGGATGCCTTCGCCGGGCTCGACCCCGCTCTGCTCCTGCTGACGTGCGGTCATTGCGGCCGCAGCGCCGCCCTCGCCGAATGGTCCGTGGAGATGGATGCGGCGGCCGCGATCGTGCGCTGCCGGGGCTGCACACGCACCTTCGCGACGATCCTCCGCCGAGACGGCGGCATCGAGGTGCGCGCAGCCGGAGGCTCGATCTCCACCCCGTCCGCCGTCTGA
- a CDS encoding SDR family oxidoreductase, with protein MSIDLTGKTALVTASSAGIGFAIALRLAEAGAEVIVNGRSEESVARAVAEINAQVEDAARGIVADAADEAGAAALVAQAGRVDVLVNNLGIFEAAEALEIDDAAWRRFFETNVLSGVRLTRELLPQMIQRGWGRVLNIASDSAVVIPAEMIHYGTSKTAVLGASRGFAKAASGTGVTVNAVIAGPTHTPGVEEFVAQVVGRELPWDEAQREFMRTARPQSLLGRLIEPNEIANMVVYLASPLASATTGAAVRVDGGYVDSIVP; from the coding sequence GTGTCCATCGACCTGACGGGAAAGACGGCGCTCGTGACCGCGTCCTCGGCGGGGATCGGCTTCGCGATCGCGCTGCGCCTGGCTGAGGCGGGAGCCGAGGTCATCGTGAACGGGCGCAGCGAGGAATCCGTCGCGCGCGCCGTGGCGGAGATCAACGCGCAGGTCGAAGATGCGGCGCGCGGCATCGTGGCCGACGCGGCCGATGAGGCGGGCGCGGCGGCCCTGGTGGCGCAGGCCGGACGCGTCGACGTCCTCGTGAACAACCTGGGGATCTTCGAGGCCGCCGAGGCGCTCGAGATCGACGATGCCGCATGGCGGCGCTTCTTCGAGACCAACGTGCTGTCGGGTGTGCGCCTGACGCGCGAGCTGCTGCCACAGATGATCCAGCGAGGCTGGGGACGCGTGCTGAACATCGCGAGCGACTCGGCGGTCGTGATCCCGGCAGAGATGATCCACTACGGAACCTCGAAGACCGCCGTGCTCGGTGCCTCGCGCGGATTCGCGAAGGCCGCCTCAGGGACCGGCGTCACGGTGAACGCCGTCATCGCCGGGCCCACGCACACTCCCGGCGTGGAGGAGTTCGTGGCGCAGGTCGTCGGACGTGAGCTGCCGTGGGACGAGGCGCAGCGCGAGTTCATGCGTACGGCGCGGCCGCAGTCCCTGCTGGGGCGGCTCATCGAGCCGAACGAGATCGCCAACATGGTCGTCTACCTCGCCTCGCCCCTCGCGTCGGCGACGACCGGCGCCGCAGTGCGCGTCGACGGCGGCTACGTGGACTCGATCGTCCCCTGA
- a CDS encoding gluconokinase produces the protein MRHTGRMRIVVMGVSGAGKSTVALALAARLGGVYLDADDLHDEAARAKMAAGVPLTDEDRAPWLGRVGLAFGTASEAGPVVIACSALRRRYRDLIRAEATEPIFFAALELDEDTLAKRIAARTDHFMPVALLASQLDTLEPLETDEWGVTVSTRESVPDVVARIVAALPDQGTIEST, from the coding sequence ATGAGGCACACCGGACGGATGCGGATCGTCGTGATGGGCGTCTCGGGCGCCGGCAAGTCGACGGTCGCCCTCGCCCTGGCGGCGCGCCTCGGCGGTGTCTACCTCGACGCCGACGATCTGCACGACGAGGCGGCTCGGGCCAAGATGGCCGCCGGCGTGCCGTTGACCGACGAGGATCGTGCGCCGTGGCTCGGACGCGTCGGTCTCGCCTTCGGCACGGCGAGCGAAGCAGGGCCGGTCGTCATCGCCTGCTCGGCGCTGCGACGCCGGTACCGTGATCTGATCCGCGCCGAGGCCACGGAGCCCATCTTCTTCGCCGCGCTCGAGCTCGACGAGGACACCCTCGCGAAGCGCATCGCGGCACGCACCGATCACTTCATGCCGGTCGCCCTGCTCGCGTCGCAGCTCGACACGCTCGAGCCTCTCGAGACGGACGAGTGGGGTGTGACGGTCTCGACGCGGGAGAGCGTCCCGGATGTCGTCGCGCGGATCGTCGCGGCCCTGCCCGATCAGGGGACGATCGAGTCCACGTAG
- a CDS encoding DHA2 family efflux MFS transporter permease subunit, with the protein MHAESVQTGSVATTTDSAPAVRPGENRIIWLLLVAAFVAILNETTMGVAIPHLITDLGITAVLAQWLTTAFMLTMAVVIPITGFLLQRLTTRAVFMTAMSLFSFGTLIAVLAPGFEVLLVARVVQASGTAIMMPLLMTTLMTIVAPAARGRMMGRVSIVMALAPAIGPTMSGFVLENLGWRWIFAIVLPIALASLAIGARWISNVGTQTHARIDVLSVVLSAFGFGGVVFGLSQIGGGSHGGSADAAATASSLTLVISLVVGVLALAAFVWRQFVLQRENRALLDLRVFRFTNFTISVAHFAVLSLAFFGTITVLPLFAQNGMNLSPLVTGLIVLPGSLAMGLAGPLIGRIYDRWGTRVLLLPGSILTVSLLWVFTTLSETTPIWELVVTQTLLSVGLAMSFTPLFTASLGSLAPRFYSYGSAIVSTVQQVAGAAGIAVMITIMNAGFVANEASGDAAAWAAGARSAFMFAAIVAIPTIIGALLIRKPADSIDAPPAGH; encoded by the coding sequence ATGCACGCCGAATCCGTCCAGACCGGTTCCGTGGCCACCACGACCGACTCCGCCCCCGCGGTCCGCCCCGGTGAGAACCGCATCATCTGGCTGCTGCTCGTGGCGGCCTTCGTCGCGATCCTCAACGAGACGACCATGGGCGTGGCGATCCCCCACCTCATCACCGATCTCGGCATCACCGCCGTGCTCGCCCAGTGGTTGACCACCGCCTTCATGCTCACGATGGCGGTCGTGATCCCGATCACCGGCTTCCTGCTGCAGCGACTGACGACCCGCGCCGTGTTCATGACGGCGATGTCGCTGTTCTCGTTCGGCACGCTGATCGCCGTGCTCGCACCGGGCTTCGAAGTGCTCCTCGTCGCGCGCGTCGTGCAGGCGTCCGGCACCGCGATCATGATGCCGTTGCTGATGACCACTCTGATGACGATCGTCGCCCCCGCCGCACGCGGTCGGATGATGGGCCGCGTCAGCATCGTGATGGCACTCGCACCGGCGATCGGTCCGACCATGTCCGGCTTCGTGCTGGAGAACCTCGGCTGGCGCTGGATCTTCGCGATCGTGCTTCCCATCGCCCTCGCCTCGCTCGCCATCGGCGCGCGGTGGATCTCGAACGTCGGCACCCAGACGCACGCGCGCATCGACGTGCTCTCGGTCGTGCTCTCGGCATTCGGCTTCGGCGGCGTCGTGTTCGGTCTCAGCCAGATCGGCGGCGGCTCGCACGGCGGTTCGGCGGATGCGGCGGCCACCGCCTCGTCGTTGACCCTCGTCATCTCGCTGGTCGTCGGGGTGCTGGCGCTCGCCGCGTTCGTGTGGCGGCAGTTCGTCCTGCAGCGCGAGAACCGCGCGCTGCTCGATCTGCGCGTGTTCCGCTTCACGAACTTCACGATCTCGGTCGCGCACTTCGCGGTGCTCTCCCTCGCCTTCTTCGGCACCATCACCGTGCTCCCGCTGTTCGCGCAGAACGGGATGAACCTCAGCCCGCTCGTCACGGGTTTGATCGTGCTGCCCGGCTCGCTCGCGATGGGACTCGCGGGCCCGCTCATCGGCCGCATTTACGACCGCTGGGGCACCCGTGTGCTGCTGCTGCCCGGATCGATCCTCACGGTCTCGCTGCTCTGGGTGTTCACGACGCTGTCGGAGACCACCCCGATCTGGGAGCTGGTGGTCACCCAGACTCTGCTCTCGGTGGGTCTCGCCATGTCGTTCACGCCCCTGTTCACGGCGTCGCTCGGTTCGCTCGCGCCGCGTTTCTACTCGTACGGCAGCGCCATCGTGAGCACGGTTCAGCAGGTGGCGGGTGCTGCCGGTATCGCCGTCATGATCACGATCATGAACGCGGGCTTCGTCGCCAACGAGGCATCCGGCGACGCTGCCGCGTGGGCGGCGGGTGCGCGCAGCGCCTTCATGTTCGCCGCGATCGTGGCGATCCCGACGATCATCGGCGCACTGCTCATCCGCAAGCCCGCCGATTCGATCGACGCTCCGCCCGCAGGACACTGA
- a CDS encoding ABC transporter ATP-binding protein, which translates to MSMAGPSHPPGFRGVDAAAQRLRNAEAPRIPHLGRRIAALFRPYRARLIVTALLVVAGAAVAVVPALIVERVFDDALFPADGSGVDMGLLVRLVAIMVVLFLASGGLQVAQTWFTSTVGNNVTGDLRVRLFDHLQSMELGFFTRTKTGVIQSRLQNDVGAVSGVLTNTVTSVLGNTVTVVASLVAMVLIDVRLTLIAVFLMPILALIQRRVGQVRARIAGQTQESLSELSAITQESLSVSGILLAKSFNRQQSESARYGAQNRIQIRLQVRQAMSGQGFFALVGVIMASVPAVIYLVAGLFMSGGADAGISAGTIVAFTTVQARLLQPLMGLMRVALDVQTSAAVFARIFEYLDLRPAVRDAADAIDVSEAPGPVGRVELRDVTFRYPESAASSRPLLDAVSFVADPGQHVALVGPSGAGKSTVLSLIPRFYDVDGGAVLFAGADVRGLTAASIIERIGIVSQETYLFHATIADNLRYAKPDATDEELATACEAANVHHVITGFEKGYDTVVGERGYRLSGGEKQRIAIARVLLKDPPVLLLDEATSALDTRSERVVQQALDTAARGRTTITVAHRLSTVVAADVILVVDDGRIVERGTHAELVASQGLYATLAAEQLTV; encoded by the coding sequence ATGAGTATGGCCGGCCCGTCGCATCCGCCGGGGTTTCGCGGAGTGGATGCGGCAGCCCAGCGTCTGCGCAACGCCGAGGCTCCCCGCATCCCTCACCTCGGCCGCCGCATCGCCGCGCTGTTCCGGCCCTATCGCGCGCGCCTGATCGTCACGGCGCTTCTCGTGGTCGCCGGTGCCGCGGTCGCCGTCGTGCCGGCCCTCATCGTCGAGCGGGTGTTCGACGACGCGCTCTTCCCGGCCGACGGGTCGGGGGTGGACATGGGGCTGCTGGTGCGCCTGGTCGCGATCATGGTGGTGCTCTTCCTCGCCTCCGGCGGACTGCAGGTCGCGCAGACCTGGTTCACCTCGACGGTCGGCAACAACGTCACGGGTGATCTGCGCGTGCGCCTGTTCGATCACCTCCAGTCGATGGAGCTCGGCTTCTTCACGCGCACGAAGACCGGCGTGATCCAGTCGCGGCTGCAGAACGACGTGGGAGCCGTGTCGGGCGTTCTGACCAACACCGTCACCAGCGTGCTCGGCAACACGGTCACCGTGGTCGCGTCCCTCGTCGCCATGGTGCTGATCGATGTGCGACTCACCCTCATCGCCGTCTTCCTGATGCCGATCCTGGCGCTGATCCAGCGACGTGTCGGACAGGTGCGCGCGCGCATCGCGGGACAGACGCAGGAATCGCTCTCGGAGCTCTCCGCGATCACGCAGGAGAGCCTGAGCGTCTCCGGGATCCTGCTGGCGAAGTCGTTCAACCGGCAGCAGAGCGAGTCGGCGCGCTACGGAGCGCAGAACCGTATCCAGATCCGGCTGCAAGTGCGCCAGGCGATGAGCGGTCAAGGGTTCTTCGCGCTCGTCGGCGTCATCATGGCGAGCGTTCCCGCCGTGATCTACCTGGTGGCGGGCCTGTTCATGTCGGGCGGTGCGGATGCGGGCATCTCGGCCGGCACGATCGTGGCCTTCACCACCGTGCAGGCGCGCCTCCTCCAGCCGCTCATGGGCCTGATGCGCGTCGCCCTCGACGTGCAGACCTCCGCCGCCGTGTTCGCGCGCATCTTCGAGTACCTCGACCTGCGCCCCGCCGTCCGCGACGCTGCCGATGCGATCGACGTCTCCGAGGCGCCGGGCCCGGTGGGGCGCGTCGAGCTGCGCGACGTCACCTTCCGCTACCCGGAGTCGGCCGCCTCCTCGCGCCCGCTGCTGGATGCGGTGTCCTTCGTCGCGGATCCCGGGCAGCACGTGGCGCTGGTCGGCCCCAGCGGTGCCGGGAAGTCCACTGTGCTCTCGCTCATCCCGCGCTTCTACGACGTGGACGGCGGTGCGGTGCTGTTCGCGGGCGCCGACGTGCGCGGGCTCACCGCGGCATCCATCATCGAGCGCATCGGCATCGTCTCGCAGGAGACGTACCTGTTCCACGCGACGATCGCCGACAACCTGCGGTACGCCAAGCCCGATGCGACGGATGAGGAGCTCGCCACCGCCTGCGAGGCCGCCAACGTGCACCACGTCATCACCGGCTTCGAGAAGGGCTACGACACCGTCGTGGGCGAGCGCGGTTACCGGCTCTCCGGTGGCGAGAAGCAGCGCATCGCGATCGCGCGCGTGCTGCTGAAGGACCCGCCCGTGCTGCTGCTGGACGAGGCCACCTCGGCGCTGGACACCCGCAGCGAGCGCGTCGTGCAACAGGCGCTGGACACGGCGGCCCGCGGCCGTACCACGATCACCGTCGCGCACCGGCTGTCGACCGTGGTCGCCGCCGACGTGATCCTCGTCGTCGACGACGGCCGCATCGTCGAGCGCGGCACGCACGCCGAGCTCGTCGCGTCGCAGGGGCTCTACGCCACGCTCGCGGCCGAGCAGCTCACCGTCTGA
- a CDS encoding glycosyltransferase family 2 protein: protein MSQRPLVTVVVPGYQVEPWAQAALDSLRAQTLSDWTAVLVDDASSDRTGDLFEAAAAADPRFRVVRLARRVGLGAARNTALDLVDSPYLAFLDADDVMLPTTLERFVATLDGSGSDFAVGAYVRLRPDGSGGYAAGDVQPWVSRATVPARTGTTLEEHPEVTANVVAWSKLSRTEFWQRTGLRFPEGRLYEDQVVAQQMYARARRFDVLSDVVVHWRERADGSSITQHEERLDVLRDCLDAMSEGMRVLDGTGHTAAARARAGQLLRMDIPRLARVAAAHPDDEYRRLVGAFARAVAERQDAAAIAVPGDAQPLISAALLW, encoded by the coding sequence GTGAGCCAGCGTCCCCTCGTCACGGTCGTCGTGCCCGGCTACCAGGTCGAGCCATGGGCGCAGGCCGCCCTCGATTCGCTGCGCGCGCAGACGCTTTCGGACTGGACGGCGGTGCTCGTCGACGACGCGTCCTCGGATCGCACCGGCGACCTGTTCGAGGCGGCTGCCGCGGCCGATCCGCGCTTCCGCGTGGTGCGGCTCGCACGACGCGTCGGACTCGGCGCTGCCCGCAACACGGCCCTCGACCTGGTCGACTCGCCTTACCTCGCCTTCCTGGACGCCGACGACGTGATGCTCCCGACGACTCTCGAGCGCTTCGTCGCAACCCTCGACGGCAGCGGCAGCGATTTCGCGGTGGGCGCGTATGTACGTCTGCGTCCGGACGGGTCGGGCGGTTACGCCGCCGGCGACGTGCAGCCGTGGGTCAGCCGCGCGACGGTGCCCGCGCGGACGGGGACGACCCTCGAGGAGCACCCCGAGGTGACGGCCAACGTGGTCGCGTGGTCGAAACTGAGCCGCACCGAGTTCTGGCAGCGCACCGGTCTGCGCTTTCCCGAGGGGCGCCTGTACGAGGACCAGGTCGTCGCCCAGCAGATGTACGCGAGGGCACGCCGATTCGACGTGCTGTCGGACGTCGTCGTGCACTGGCGGGAGCGCGCCGACGGCTCCTCCATCACCCAGCACGAGGAACGGCTCGACGTACTGCGCGACTGTCTCGACGCGATGAGCGAGGGGATGCGGGTGCTGGACGGAACTGGCCACACGGCCGCGGCGCGGGCCCGCGCGGGGCAGCTGCTGCGCATGGACATCCCGCGACTCGCGCGTGTGGCGGCCGCACATCCGGACGACGAGTACCGCCGGCTGGTCGGCGCGTTCGCCCGGGCGGTCGCCGAGCGGCAGGATGCGGCGGCCATCGCCGTCCCCGGCGACGCGCAGCCGCTGATCTCGGCAGCCCTGCTCTGGTGA
- a CDS encoding cysteine desulfurase family protein, with product MYLDNAATTPVRREVLEAMMPYWRGTFGNPSSHHEVGEQAASALADARARVAAVLGVRTGDVIFTSGGTEGNNLAVKGVALGAMLARGRRHVVTTAIEHESILESVSALERLHGFEATILDVDDTGRVSPDAVAAAVREDTALVTVGYANNETGTVQDVRAIAAVTASARVPLHLDAVQAAGWLPLSGTGADAITIAGHKLGAPKGIGAAAIRGRIPVEPILHGGGQERGRRSGTEDVAGAVGLATALELAEAERAASAARVGAARDAFVAEVLATVPSATLTGHPTERLPATASFTFAGTSGEAVLLELERRGIVSSSGSACAAGSDEPSHVLVAMGISPEVAQTAVRFTFPHDLAVDLAPVAEAVAASVAAVRSAT from the coding sequence ATGTACCTCGACAACGCCGCGACGACGCCCGTGCGCCGCGAGGTGCTCGAGGCGATGATGCCGTACTGGCGGGGCACGTTCGGCAACCCGTCCAGTCACCACGAGGTGGGTGAGCAGGCGGCATCGGCCCTGGCCGATGCCCGGGCCCGGGTGGCGGCCGTGCTGGGTGTGCGCACGGGCGACGTGATCTTCACCTCCGGCGGCACAGAGGGGAACAACCTCGCCGTCAAAGGGGTGGCTCTCGGCGCGATGCTCGCCCGCGGCCGTCGCCACGTCGTCACGACGGCGATCGAGCACGAGTCGATCCTCGAGTCGGTGTCCGCCCTCGAACGCCTCCACGGCTTCGAGGCGACGATCCTCGACGTCGACGACACGGGCCGGGTGTCGCCGGATGCGGTCGCCGCCGCCGTCCGCGAGGACACCGCGCTCGTCACCGTCGGCTACGCGAACAACGAGACCGGCACCGTGCAGGATGTGCGGGCCATCGCCGCCGTCACGGCCTCGGCGCGGGTCCCCCTGCACCTCGACGCGGTGCAGGCGGCGGGCTGGCTGCCGCTGTCCGGCACGGGAGCCGACGCGATCACCATCGCCGGCCACAAACTCGGCGCCCCGAAGGGGATCGGGGCTGCGGCGATCCGCGGCCGCATCCCGGTCGAGCCGATCCTCCACGGCGGCGGACAGGAACGCGGGCGCCGCAGCGGCACCGAGGACGTCGCCGGCGCGGTGGGTCTGGCCACCGCTCTCGAGCTCGCAGAGGCGGAGCGCGCCGCATCCGCCGCCCGCGTCGGCGCGGCGCGCGACGCGTTCGTGGCCGAGGTGCTCGCGACGGTGCCGTCCGCTACCCTGACCGGCCACCCCACCGAGCGGCTGCCCGCGACCGCGAGCTTCACGTTCGCGGGCACCAGCGGCGAGGCCGTGCTGCTCGAGCTCGAACGGCGCGGCATCGTCTCCTCCAGCGGCTCCGCGTGCGCCGCCGGCAGCGACGAGCCCTCGCACGTGCTCGTGGCGATGGGCATCTCACCGGAGGTGGCGCAGACCGCCGTGCGCTTCACCTTCCCCCACGACCTCGCGGTCGATCTCGCCCCGGTCGCCGAGGCGGTGGCCGCATCGGTTGCGGCGGTACGATCGGCGACGTGA